In Streptomyces violaceusniger Tu 4113, one DNA window encodes the following:
- a CDS encoding MDR family MFS transporter codes for MSSSSTTTGPTEPQSPARLSHRQIVTVLSGLMLGMFLAALDQTVVSSALRTIADDLHGLTAQAWVTTAYLVTGTIVTPLYGKLSDIYGRRPVYLTAIVLFTFGSLLCGFATSIHQLAAFRAVQGLGGGGLMSLAMTIIADITSPRERGRYQGYITAVFAGSSVVGPLVGGVFAGRATLLGLDGWRWIFLVNIPLAALAIVVILRVLHVPHQPVRHRLDYGGALTLAVGIVPLLIVAEQGRSWGWGSPRALVMYAVGVVGLVSFVLLERRMADAALLPVKLFRIRAFRLGTVLHFTVGITMFGAMTTLPLYLQLAKGMSPMKAGLATLPTVAANVTVTLLVGRLMSRTGRFKVHLVAGVGSLTVAMLVFATLRDDTPLWYVAIGMVFMGAGLGAAMQTITTLAQSEVPGRDMGAATASVNFFRSNGGTVGAAVFLSILFSLAGSRISERLAVASEDASFRRLAGEPANAEALKGVLRPDGGVNLEDSAFLRHLDPGVAQPFLEGYVSALRVVFLTGAAVGLIALVIAAWRVPNTQLSAD; via the coding sequence ATGTCGTCCTCATCCACCACCACCGGGCCCACCGAGCCCCAGAGCCCCGCCCGGCTGTCCCACCGCCAGATCGTGACCGTGCTGTCCGGGCTGATGCTCGGCATGTTCCTCGCCGCGCTCGACCAGACCGTGGTGTCCTCGGCGCTGCGCACCATCGCCGACGATCTGCACGGCCTCACCGCCCAGGCGTGGGTGACCACCGCCTATCTCGTCACCGGCACCATCGTCACCCCGCTGTACGGGAAGCTCTCCGACATCTACGGCCGCCGGCCGGTCTATCTGACCGCCATCGTGCTGTTCACCTTCGGGTCGCTGCTGTGCGGATTCGCCACGTCCATCCACCAGCTCGCGGCCTTCCGGGCGGTCCAGGGCCTCGGCGGTGGCGGACTGATGTCCCTGGCCATGACGATCATCGCCGACATCACCTCGCCACGGGAGCGCGGCCGCTACCAGGGCTACATCACGGCGGTGTTCGCCGGCTCCAGCGTCGTCGGCCCCCTGGTGGGCGGAGTGTTCGCCGGGCGCGCCACTCTGCTGGGGCTCGACGGATGGCGCTGGATCTTCCTGGTCAACATCCCGCTGGCGGCCCTCGCCATCGTGGTGATCCTGCGGGTGCTGCACGTGCCCCACCAGCCCGTACGGCACCGCCTTGACTACGGCGGGGCGCTGACGCTGGCGGTCGGGATCGTGCCCCTGCTCATCGTCGCCGAACAGGGGCGGAGCTGGGGCTGGGGTTCTCCCCGGGCGCTGGTGATGTACGCGGTGGGGGTGGTCGGGCTGGTCTCCTTCGTGCTGCTGGAGCGGCGGATGGCGGACGCCGCGCTGCTGCCGGTCAAACTGTTCCGTATCCGCGCGTTCCGGCTGGGCACCGTGCTGCACTTCACCGTGGGCATCACCATGTTCGGCGCCATGACCACGCTTCCGCTCTATCTGCAGCTCGCCAAGGGCATGAGCCCGATGAAGGCGGGCCTGGCCACGCTGCCCACCGTGGCGGCGAATGTGACGGTGACCCTGCTGGTGGGCCGGCTGATGTCACGGACGGGCCGGTTCAAGGTCCATCTGGTGGCGGGCGTCGGCTCCCTCACCGTCGCCATGCTGGTGTTCGCCACGCTGAGGGACGACACCCCGCTGTGGTACGTCGCCATCGGCATGGTGTTCATGGGGGCGGGCCTGGGCGCGGCGATGCAGACGATCACCACGCTCGCCCAGTCCGAGGTGCCCGGGCGGGACATGGGAGCGGCCACCGCGTCGGTGAACTTCTTCCGCTCCAACGGCGGCACGGTGGGTGCCGCCGTCTTCCTGTCCATCCTCTTCTCCTTGGCCGGTTCGCGGATCAGCGAGCGCCTGGCGGTGGCCTCCGAGGACGCGTCGTTCCGCCGGCTGGCCGGGGAACCGGCGAACGCGGAGGCGCTGAAGGGCGTCCTGCGGCCCGACGGCGGGGTGAATCTGGAGGACTCGGCCTTCCTCCGGCACCTCGATCCGGGCGTGGCGCAGCCGTTCCTGGAGGGCTATGTCAGCGCCCTGCGCGTGGTGTTCCTCACCGGAGCCGCGGTGGGCCTGATCGCCTTGGTGATCGCCGCCTGGCGAGTGCCGAACACCCAGCTCTCCGCCGACTGA
- a CDS encoding LCP family protein produces MTGRDGETTGSPTTGPADPGGQRKGRRPLRIALLIVVSFLVLLGGGVGWVYFKLNGNITTFGADGLSDNRPEGNAAGQNVLVIGSDTRSGDNSKLGGGTGDVGRSDTALVLHVYSDGKHAVGVSIPRDTLVDIPPCRQPDGKWTRTQRNTMFNSAFSVGETAQGNPACTQNTVEKLTGLRMDHTVVIDFEGFARMTSAVGGVQVCVPQDVYERDLSPNRGTRGKRIFSKGVQTVSGQKALDYVRIRHGIGDGSDIGRIQRQQAFISSLFKKVKGQGFDPTTLYPLADAATKSMTVDPGLGSAKKLMSFAMSLKDIDLHNTKFLTIPWRYQGERVAVVQPDADALWADIRADRTIDGKAAGGKKDGHRASATPSATSTVAGAGISVTVYNGTTTPGLAARAADTLTTHGFTVAGATNADSQDHATTVIGYGPGERDKARTVAQLFPGAGLRPATTPGISVTLGQTYLTAPSPGASTPSTPSALPSKVAEDARSADDDPCSNLSYG; encoded by the coding sequence ATGACAGGCAGAGACGGGGAGACGACGGGAAGCCCCACCACGGGGCCGGCCGACCCGGGCGGGCAGCGCAAGGGGCGCCGCCCGCTGCGGATCGCTCTGCTGATCGTGGTGTCGTTCCTGGTGCTGCTCGGCGGCGGGGTGGGCTGGGTCTACTTCAAGCTGAACGGCAACATCACCACCTTCGGGGCGGACGGCCTCTCGGACAATCGGCCCGAGGGCAACGCCGCCGGCCAGAACGTGCTGGTCATCGGATCGGACACCCGGTCGGGCGACAACAGCAAGCTGGGCGGCGGCACCGGGGACGTGGGCCGTTCGGACACCGCCCTCGTGCTGCATGTCTACTCCGATGGCAAGCACGCGGTCGGGGTGTCGATACCCCGCGACACCCTGGTCGACATCCCGCCGTGCCGGCAGCCCGACGGCAAATGGACCAGGACGCAGCGCAACACCATGTTCAACTCGGCGTTCTCCGTGGGCGAGACGGCGCAGGGCAACCCGGCCTGCACCCAGAACACCGTCGAGAAGCTGACCGGGCTGCGCATGGACCACACCGTCGTCATCGACTTCGAGGGCTTCGCGCGGATGACCTCCGCGGTCGGCGGGGTGCAGGTGTGTGTGCCCCAGGACGTCTATGAACGCGATCTGAGCCCCAACCGCGGCACCCGCGGCAAGCGCATCTTCAGCAAGGGGGTGCAGACGGTCTCCGGGCAGAAGGCGCTGGACTACGTCCGCATCCGCCACGGCATCGGCGACGGCTCCGACATCGGGCGCATACAACGGCAGCAGGCCTTCATCTCCAGTCTGTTCAAGAAGGTGAAGGGCCAGGGGTTCGACCCGACCACGCTGTATCCGCTGGCGGACGCGGCCACCAAGTCCATGACCGTGGACCCGGGGCTCGGGTCCGCCAAGAAGCTGATGTCCTTCGCCATGTCGCTGAAGGACATCGATCTGCACAACACCAAGTTCCTCACCATTCCCTGGCGCTACCAGGGCGAACGCGTGGCCGTGGTCCAGCCCGACGCCGATGCGCTGTGGGCCGATATCAGGGCCGACCGCACCATCGACGGGAAGGCGGCCGGTGGGAAGAAGGACGGGCATCGGGCCTCGGCCACCCCGAGCGCCACGTCCACCGTGGCGGGCGCGGGCATCAGCGTCACCGTGTACAACGGCACCACCACCCCCGGGCTCGCCGCACGCGCTGCGGACACCCTCACGACACATGGCTTCACCGTGGCCGGCGCCACGAACGCCGACAGCCAGGACCACGCCACCACCGTGATCGGCTACGGCCCCGGCGAGCGGGACAAGGCCCGGACCGTGGCCCAGCTCTTCCCCGGCGCGGGACTGCGGCCCGCCACCACCCCGGGTATCAGCGTCACCCTGGGGCAGACGTATCTCACCGCGCCCTCTCCCGGCGCCTCCACGCCCTCCACACCCTCCGCGCTGCCCTCGAAGGTGGCCGAGGACGCCCGCTCCGCCGACGACGACCCCTGCTCCAATCTGTCCTATGGCTGA
- a CDS encoding alpha/beta hydrolase fold domain-containing protein, whose amino-acid sequence MAFTLDPELAAVLQALAEQSGPTPPPARDDWRTLRARGTASMRWLASLLPAYPSGFPLVKADSHKVRSADGAEILVRWYEKADSAPGSAVVYAHGGGMIAGSVDLYDSVVAGYVQTTGVPFLSVDYRLAPDAATGTGPVEDVFAALAWLGGQAAELRVDPRRIAVMGDSAGGGLAAGTAILARERGVPLARQALLYPMLDDRTLTPDPRLSPYVAWTWDDNWTGWHALLGTAFGTDAVPPEAAPARVATLAGLAPAYVEVGELDIFRAEAVTYAQRLAEADVSTELHVHSGAIHEYDRLAPASRLARRAVEDRRRVISAL is encoded by the coding sequence ATGGCCTTCACCCTCGACCCTGAGCTCGCCGCGGTGCTGCAGGCCCTCGCCGAGCAGAGTGGCCCCACTCCCCCGCCCGCACGCGACGACTGGCGGACGCTGCGCGCCAGGGGCACGGCCTCGATGCGGTGGCTGGCCTCCCTGCTCCCGGCCTACCCCTCCGGCTTTCCCCTGGTGAAGGCGGATTCGCACAAGGTGCGGTCCGCGGACGGGGCGGAGATCCTCGTCCGCTGGTACGAGAAGGCCGACTCCGCGCCGGGTTCCGCGGTCGTCTACGCCCATGGCGGTGGGATGATCGCCGGCAGCGTCGACCTCTACGACTCCGTCGTCGCCGGGTACGTCCAGACGACCGGGGTGCCGTTCCTGTCCGTCGACTACCGCCTGGCCCCCGACGCGGCCACCGGCACCGGCCCCGTCGAGGACGTGTTCGCCGCGCTGGCCTGGTTGGGCGGCCAGGCGGCCGAGCTGAGGGTCGACCCCCGCCGCATCGCCGTCATGGGCGACAGCGCCGGGGGCGGGCTCGCCGCGGGCACGGCGATCCTCGCCCGTGAGCGGGGAGTTCCCCTCGCTCGCCAGGCGCTTCTGTATCCCATGCTGGACGACCGCACTCTCACCCCGGATCCACGGCTGAGCCCGTATGTCGCCTGGACCTGGGACGACAACTGGACCGGTTGGCACGCCCTGCTGGGCACGGCTTTCGGCACCGACGCCGTGCCGCCGGAGGCGGCGCCCGCGCGCGTCGCCACCCTCGCGGGCCTGGCACCCGCCTATGTCGAGGTCGGAGAGCTCGACATCTTCCGCGCCGAGGCCGTCACCTACGCACAGCGGCTCGCCGAGGCCGATGTCTCCACCGAACTGCATGTCCACAGCGGGGCCATCCACGAGTACGACCGCCTCGCCCCCGCCTCCCGGCTTGCCCGCCGCGCCGTTGAGGACCGCAGGCGGGTGATCTCCGCGCTCTGA
- a CDS encoding TetR/AcrR family transcriptional regulator yields MNRASDPRGCDDLPPRARRYDAAGTRSALLGAAALRFARYGYDRCSVRDIAKDAGVDAALVYRYFGSKEALFDAVSTSTGLFEPLRHLPLDEVSAWICDVVSMGPTEEEAPHPLLTKLRSSSREETVGRLREEITEVFSQGFARRLEGEDAELRAELLAAWLMGITLLRLAIRSPALAATPDDTLLRFLRAGIDPLLDADCPGRGSEDR; encoded by the coding sequence GTGAATCGGGCAAGCGACCCGCGAGGGTGCGACGATCTCCCCCCGAGGGCCCGCAGATACGACGCGGCGGGCACGCGCAGCGCACTGCTGGGGGCCGCCGCGCTGCGTTTCGCCAGGTACGGCTACGACCGCTGCAGCGTGCGCGATATCGCCAAGGACGCAGGCGTGGACGCCGCCCTGGTCTACCGCTATTTCGGCTCAAAGGAGGCGCTGTTCGACGCCGTGTCGACCAGCACCGGCCTGTTCGAGCCGCTGCGCCATCTGCCGCTGGACGAGGTGTCGGCGTGGATCTGCGATGTCGTCTCGATGGGGCCCACCGAGGAAGAGGCCCCGCATCCGCTGCTGACCAAGCTCCGCTCGTCCAGCCGGGAGGAGACCGTGGGGCGGCTGCGCGAGGAGATCACCGAGGTGTTCTCGCAAGGGTTCGCGCGGCGTCTGGAGGGCGAGGACGCCGAGTTGCGGGCCGAGTTGCTGGCCGCGTGGCTGATGGGCATCACCCTGCTGCGGCTGGCCATCCGCTCACCGGCGCTGGCCGCCACGCCGGACGACACCCTGCTGCGCTTCCTGCGGGCCGGTATCGATCCGCTGCTGGACGCGG
- a CDS encoding inositol monophosphatase family protein produces the protein MSTATGTTPDTGLDATLLNPVTAALRTAGELLRKRHTPQARGVALDEIVTEIHANDDAVLDVLKAPLMAARPGARWAEDELEGGALPPGEWWIVDPAEGNINHVHGMDDWAVTATLVRDNHPVLTVVHLPPTGDWYTAVAGQGAHLNGAPLRVSAKTELGAALVGTGQARPGEDERTFHRIGASVTQMLIHGLVVRVSVPATLQLIHVAAGRMDAFWQFSDVRSGLVAGALLVAEAGGTVTDSQGNPWDLASRDFLATAPGIHTAAVAVLSPCA, from the coding sequence ATGTCCACTGCCACCGGCACCACCCCCGACACCGGCCTCGACGCCACCTTGCTCAACCCGGTCACCGCCGCCCTACGCACCGCCGGCGAACTGCTGCGGAAGCGCCACACCCCACAGGCCCGCGGTGTGGCCCTCGACGAGATCGTCACGGAGATCCACGCCAATGACGACGCCGTACTCGACGTCCTGAAGGCGCCACTGATGGCCGCGAGGCCCGGCGCGCGCTGGGCCGAGGACGAGTTGGAAGGCGGTGCGCTGCCTCCGGGCGAGTGGTGGATCGTCGACCCCGCCGAGGGCAATATCAACCATGTGCACGGCATGGACGACTGGGCCGTGACCGCCACCCTCGTCCGCGACAACCACCCGGTCCTCACCGTCGTCCACCTTCCGCCGACCGGCGACTGGTACACCGCGGTGGCCGGTCAGGGCGCCCATCTGAACGGGGCGCCGCTGCGGGTGTCGGCCAAGACGGAGCTGGGCGCGGCCCTCGTCGGCACGGGCCAGGCCCGGCCCGGCGAGGACGAGCGCACGTTCCACCGGATCGGCGCCTCGGTCACGCAGATGCTGATCCACGGCCTGGTCGTCCGTGTCTCCGTGCCCGCCACCCTGCAGCTGATCCATGTCGCCGCCGGACGCATGGACGCGTTCTGGCAGTTCTCCGATGTGCGCTCGGGTCTGGTGGCCGGGGCCCTGCTGGTCGCCGAGGCCGGGGGCACGGTCACCGACAGCCAGGGCAATCCATGGGACCTGGCCAGCCGTGACTTCCTGGCCACCGCCCCCGGTATCCACACCGCGGCCGTCGCCGTCCTGTCGCCTTGCGCCTGA
- a CDS encoding SDR family oxidoreductase, producing the protein MNNRTALVTGANKGIGRDIAHQLAAEGLTVHVGSRDAERGRRTVEEIGGGARLMVLDVTDPGSIATAAAQLDRLDILVNNAGIMVDGATAPEADLEGFRRTYETNVFGVLAVTNAFLPALRRSPAPRIVNISSGTGSLTWSADPEHQFASSAGSGAAYRSSKTALNALTLYTAQALASEGFKVNALAPGLRRTDLNARAAESDGDPAEAAAGAVRLALLPDTGPTGGFFSWDGTPAPW; encoded by the coding sequence ATGAACAATCGCACAGCACTGGTCACCGGTGCCAACAAGGGCATCGGCAGGGACATCGCACATCAGCTCGCCGCCGAGGGGCTCACCGTGCACGTGGGCTCGCGCGACGCCGAGCGGGGGCGGCGGACCGTCGAGGAGATCGGCGGCGGCGCCCGGCTGATGGTGCTCGACGTGACCGACCCCGGCAGCATCGCCACGGCCGCCGCGCAACTGGACCGGCTGGACATCCTGGTCAACAACGCGGGCATCATGGTGGACGGCGCCACGGCGCCCGAGGCGGATCTCGAGGGCTTCCGCCGGACGTATGAGACCAACGTCTTCGGTGTCCTCGCCGTCACCAACGCCTTTCTTCCGGCCCTGCGCCGCTCGCCCGCGCCCCGGATCGTGAATATCTCCAGCGGTACCGGTTCGCTGACCTGGAGCGCGGACCCGGAGCATCAGTTCGCCTCCTCCGCCGGATCGGGGGCGGCCTATCGCTCCTCCAAGACGGCCCTGAACGCCCTGACCCTCTACACCGCACAGGCCCTGGCGTCCGAGGGCTTCAAGGTCAACGCACTGGCCCCCGGGCTGCGCAGGACCGATCTGAACGCCCGCGCCGCCGAGAGCGACGGGGATCCGGCCGAGGCCGCGGCGGGCGCGGTCCGGCTCGCCCTCCTGCCGGACACCGGGCCCACCGGCGGGTTCTTCTCCTGGGACGGCACACCGGCACCCTGGTAG
- a CDS encoding helix-turn-helix transcriptional regulator codes for MARHELARFLRDRREGLRPQDIGLPADPHRRTPGLRREEVAELAHISVDYYTRLEQARGPRPSPRVLDGLAGALRLAPAERSHLFRLAGTSAPPGVRAVRRVRPHIAQMLRRLPDTGAIVTDAAYDVVAWNPLAQALLGEDLCRHSNLARRRFLARGHAYESSSAEEFGHIVVARLRRAADRYPRDTALTALLGELRTGSEEFRQIWDERPVHAPGHRTKTIDHPTAGTLKLNCDVLLVPEDDQEVVLITADPGSRSARTVRRLAGAAAS; via the coding sequence ATGGCGAGGCACGAACTGGCCCGCTTCCTGCGGGACCGCCGCGAGGGGCTGCGCCCCCAGGACATCGGTCTGCCCGCCGACCCCCACCGCCGTACGCCGGGTCTGCGGCGGGAGGAGGTGGCGGAGCTGGCCCATATCTCGGTCGACTACTACACCCGCCTGGAGCAGGCCCGGGGCCCTCGGCCCTCGCCGCGCGTCCTGGACGGGCTGGCGGGGGCGCTGCGGCTCGCGCCCGCCGAGCGCAGCCATCTGTTCCGGCTCGCGGGGACGAGCGCGCCCCCGGGTGTGCGCGCGGTGCGGCGGGTCCGCCCGCATATCGCCCAGATGCTGCGGCGGCTGCCCGACACCGGGGCGATCGTCACCGACGCGGCCTACGACGTGGTCGCCTGGAACCCGCTGGCGCAGGCCCTGCTCGGCGAGGACCTCTGTCGGCACAGCAACCTCGCACGCCGCCGTTTCCTGGCCCGGGGCCATGCGTACGAGAGCTCCAGCGCCGAGGAGTTCGGCCACATCGTGGTCGCACGGCTGCGCCGGGCCGCCGACCGTTACCCCCGTGACACGGCGCTCACCGCGCTGCTGGGCGAACTGCGCACCGGCAGCGAGGAGTTCCGGCAGATCTGGGACGAGCGTCCGGTCCATGCGCCCGGCCACCGGACCAAGACCATCGACCACCCCACGGCCGGAACGCTCAAGCTGAACTGCGATGTCCTGCTGGTACCCGAGGACGACCAGGAGGTGGTCCTGATCACGGCCGACCCCGGGTCCCGCTCCGCCCGTACGGTCCGCCGGCTCGCGGGCGCGGCGGCGTCCTGA
- a CDS encoding GlsB/YeaQ/YmgE family stress response membrane protein: MGIVSWIILGLLAGVIAKIILPGRDPGGLVGTTIIGIAGAFVGGWISAQFFDREVQKEFFDPATWGAAIGGAFVLLVLYRLLFGNSRN, encoded by the coding sequence GTGGGTATCGTGAGCTGGATCATCCTCGGCCTGCTGGCCGGAGTCATCGCCAAGATCATTCTCCCCGGGCGTGACCCGGGCGGGCTGGTCGGCACCACGATCATCGGCATCGCGGGCGCCTTCGTGGGCGGCTGGATCTCCGCGCAGTTCTTCGACCGGGAGGTCCAGAAGGAGTTCTTCGACCCCGCCACCTGGGGCGCGGCGATCGGCGGCGCGTTCGTTCTCCTCGTCCTGTACCGCCTGCTGTTCGGCAATTCACGGAACTGA
- a CDS encoding UDP-glucose dehydrogenase family protein, with the protein MQIRRVAVVGTGYVGLTTGACLATLGHRVVCADTDRHKVERLRRGEVDILEPRLPELVREGLDLGRLEFVRDTRAAVADADVVFLCLPTPMGVGGAADLAAVEAVADQIRDELPHGSVVVNKSTVPVGTAERVAALLDRPDVAVVSNPEFLREGYAVRDFLHPDRIVVGAADQDAARRVAGLYAGLDAPLVLTDAAGAELAKYAANFFLAMKLSFANNLATLCEHFGADVDDVLAGIGHDPRIGSAFLRPGPGWGGSCLPKDTHALLTICQESGVDFPLLGATIETNVEHQRRLVERVVAGCTPGDGSLHGVRLAVLGLAFKAGTSDLRDSPALAIARLLKERGAELHAYDPALSETRPDLSDLLTLADTPEEALTGARACLVLTEWPEFRDLDWEHIAGLLGSPHVYDFRNLLDPDRLRRAGLTCEGIGRTLAMAR; encoded by the coding sequence GTGCAGATACGACGCGTGGCCGTGGTGGGCACCGGATACGTCGGACTGACCACCGGCGCCTGTCTGGCCACCCTCGGCCATCGAGTGGTGTGCGCGGACACCGACCGCCACAAGGTGGAGCGGCTCCGGCGGGGCGAGGTCGACATCCTCGAGCCTCGCCTGCCCGAACTCGTCCGCGAGGGACTGGACTTGGGGCGGCTGGAGTTCGTCCGGGACACCCGGGCCGCGGTCGCCGACGCCGACGTGGTGTTCCTGTGCCTGCCGACCCCGATGGGCGTCGGCGGCGCCGCCGACCTGGCCGCCGTCGAGGCCGTGGCGGACCAGATCCGCGACGAGCTGCCGCACGGCAGCGTGGTGGTCAACAAGTCCACCGTGCCCGTCGGCACCGCCGAGCGCGTCGCCGCACTGCTGGACCGTCCGGACGTGGCCGTGGTCAGCAACCCGGAGTTCCTCCGGGAGGGTTACGCGGTGCGCGACTTCCTCCACCCCGACCGCATCGTGGTCGGCGCCGCGGACCAGGACGCTGCGCGACGGGTGGCCGGCCTGTACGCCGGGCTGGATGCCCCGCTGGTGCTCACCGACGCCGCGGGCGCCGAACTCGCCAAGTACGCCGCCAACTTCTTCCTGGCCATGAAGCTCTCCTTCGCCAACAACCTCGCCACGCTGTGCGAACACTTCGGCGCCGACGTGGACGATGTGCTCGCGGGCATCGGCCACGACCCCCGCATCGGCTCGGCGTTCCTCCGGCCGGGCCCCGGCTGGGGCGGCTCCTGCCTGCCCAAGGACACCCACGCCCTGCTGACGATCTGTCAGGAGTCGGGCGTGGACTTCCCGCTGCTGGGCGCCACCATCGAGACCAACGTCGAACACCAGCGGCGACTCGTCGAGCGCGTGGTCGCCGGGTGCACACCGGGCGACGGCTCGCTGCACGGCGTACGGCTGGCCGTGCTGGGCCTGGCCTTCAAGGCGGGCACCTCCGACCTGCGCGACTCACCCGCCCTGGCCATCGCCCGGCTGCTCAAGGAGCGGGGCGCCGAGCTCCACGCCTACGACCCCGCCCTCAGCGAGACCCGCCCCGACCTCAGCGATCTGCTCACCCTCGCCGACACCCCCGAGGAGGCCCTGACGGGAGCGCGCGCCTGTCTCGTCCTCACCGAGTGGCCGGAGTTCCGCGACCTCGACTGGGAGCACATCGCCGGACTGCTCGGATCCCCGCACGTCTACGACTTCCGCAATCTGCTCGACCCGGACCGGCTCCGCCGCGCCGGGCTGACCTGCGAGGGCATCGGCCGCACGCTTGCGATGGCGCGCTGA
- a CDS encoding glycosyltransferase encodes MFTTLGSPSHGRAQLPLARSLAAAGHEVLVVTTPALAFVFEREEVRVTTAIGDFSPSAFLGTVLAEENPQGGPPEMDGKELQAHMLRLMTKAISGPMATMLLDTLLPVAHDFRPDLILRDGMDLASCVIAEALGIPQLSTPSGASNTFDPAGILPGLNALRKRQGLATFEDPLSLIPHGRIDYVPPAFSFARHLPASWSYRQTVDVDRGAALPRWVAELPTDRPLVFAAIGTAIPMFHGNNEGDVPASPLPVPDPVDTLHAMIQGLSGLQECTVVLATSGIPVDTDGLPAHVHITKRLPQPLLLESVDLFLTHGGFNSIRESMRTATPMAVLPQFGDQPGNAQRVEELGLGRHITDPTPDGITTVCRELLADDDCRAVARRARLEMLALPEIDSAVADLEKIAG; translated from the coding sequence ATGTTCACCACGCTCGGCAGCCCCTCCCACGGCCGGGCCCAGCTTCCCCTCGCCCGGTCCCTCGCGGCCGCCGGCCATGAGGTGCTGGTCGTCACCACCCCGGCCCTCGCCTTCGTCTTCGAACGGGAGGAGGTGCGGGTGACGACCGCCATCGGCGACTTCAGCCCGTCCGCCTTCCTCGGCACCGTACTGGCCGAGGAGAACCCCCAGGGCGGTCCGCCGGAGATGGACGGCAAGGAGCTGCAGGCGCACATGCTGCGCCTCATGACCAAGGCAATCTCCGGCCCGATGGCCACGATGCTGCTGGACACCCTGCTCCCCGTGGCACACGACTTCCGCCCCGACCTCATCCTGCGCGACGGCATGGACCTCGCCTCCTGCGTCATCGCCGAGGCGCTCGGCATACCCCAGCTCTCCACCCCCTCCGGGGCCTCCAACACCTTCGACCCGGCCGGAATACTGCCGGGCCTCAACGCCCTGCGGAAGCGCCAGGGGCTGGCCACCTTCGAGGACCCGCTGTCGCTCATCCCGCATGGGCGCATCGACTACGTACCCCCGGCCTTCTCCTTCGCCCGGCATCTGCCGGCCTCCTGGTCCTACCGGCAGACAGTGGACGTGGACCGCGGCGCAGCGCTGCCGCGCTGGGTCGCCGAACTGCCCACCGACCGGCCCCTGGTGTTCGCCGCCATCGGCACCGCGATCCCCATGTTCCACGGCAACAATGAGGGGGACGTCCCCGCGTCGCCCCTGCCGGTGCCGGATCCGGTGGACACGTTGCACGCCATGATCCAGGGGCTGTCGGGGCTGCAGGAGTGCACCGTCGTCCTCGCCACCTCCGGCATCCCCGTGGACACCGACGGGTTGCCGGCGCATGTGCACATCACCAAGCGGCTGCCACAGCCCCTGCTGCTGGAATCCGTGGACCTCTTCCTCACCCACGGCGGCTTCAACAGCATCCGCGAATCGATGCGCACCGCGACACCGATGGCCGTGCTGCCGCAGTTCGGCGATCAGCCCGGCAACGCACAGCGGGTCGAGGAGCTCGGCCTCGGCCGGCACATCACCGACCCCACGCCGGACGGCATCACCACCGTCTGCCGTGAGCTGCTGGCCGACGACGACTGCCGCGCCGTGGCCCGCCGGGCGCGGCTGGAGATGCTGGCGCTGCCGGAGATCGACAGTGCCGTCGCCGACCTGGAGAAGATCGCCGGATAA